TTAAAACAGGTCCAGGGCGAAGCTTCGCTTGTGGTTGATTTTTCAAAAGTGTTTGACGATTTTGAATTTAAAACGGGTCTAGGGCAGAGCCCTCTCCCTCTTTCTTCGATACAAGTACCGAAAAAGTTAAAAAAATTCAGAGTTATTGAGGCTTAGAACTGAAGAGGTATTTTTGAAAAAATTTAAAACTAAAATATTGACAAAACTTAATTTTTAAAATTTCTAAAGTGTATATTAATAAATTATAAGGAGGGTAACCTTTGCAAATTCGAAAAATCGTAGATGATTTAGAAAGATATTTAATAATAATGATAAAATCAGAGAAAAGATTAAAACATATATATAACGTTCTTGAATTCTCCAATACGTTAGCTGAAATACATAGTATTTCAAATGAAAAAGTCAAAATTGCAGCTCTTTCCCATGATTTATTTCGTGAAGTAAAAGCTTTTAAATTACTAAAAATTGCAGAAGTCTATGAAATACCTATCACAGAATTTGAAAGAAATAGGCCGATTCTCTTACATGGGATGATTAGCGCAGAATTTTTGAGAAGAAAATACAAAATAGATGATGAAATTTATGAAGCTGTGTATTACCATACAAGTGGTTATGAATTTATGGGAAAAATAGGTAAAGTACTTGTTATTTCTGATTCAGCCTCTGATGACAGAGATTTTAAAGGAGTGGAAGAACTAAGAAAAATCTCATTAAACTCTTTGGATGATGGGTATAAATTTGTTATAAAAAACAAAATCAGTTACTCTTTATTAAAGGATCGCTATATATTAGAACATACTTGCAAAACTTGGAATCGTATTTGTGGATTAATATAGTTTTCTATTTTCCACCTATACCATAAATATTTTCTCTGTTATCCAAAACGTAGATTCTGTTGCTTGAAGGAAGGAATACAAGAGGATCATAAAGTTTGTCTGCTTTTTTTACTTCAAAATGCAAATGGGGACCCGTGCTTAATCCTGTATTACCTACTCTTGCTATCAGCTGACCTTTTCGAACATATTGTCCCTCATAAACGCTTATTTTTGAGAGATGACCGTATATATAATTAGTGTCACCTGATTCTATCTCTATCATTAAACCGTATCCACCATTTTCACCCGTAAATACAACCTTACCAGATTCAGCTGCGAATACCGGTGCTCCTTGAGGAGAAGAAAGATCAACTCCTTTATGCAAAGAATATTCGCCAGTTATAGGATGGACTCTCCATCCATAGGAAGAAGAAATAGTACCATACACAGGCCATATAATATCTTTTTCTTTGTTAAAACCTTTTCCTATTATACTTGTAGGTATGAACAATTTTTGGCCAACATAAACATTGGTATTAGAAAGTTTGTTAGACTTCATTATGTCTTCTACACTTGTAAAGAAGAGTTTTGCTATATAAGTAAGAGTATCACCCTTTTCAACTTCATAAACAAAACCATCTGGTTGAGGAATCTTTAAAATCTGCCCTACTTTTAAATTTTTTGGAGAAATATTGGAATTCCAATCTAAGATAGTAGAGATAGAAACATCATATTTGCTTGAAATACTGTATAAAGTATCATTGGGTTGAACAACATGATCAACAATCGAATAATAAGAAAAAAGTGAAACATAAAAAATAAAAAGCAGGGATACCACTAACTGCCTTTTGTGAAAAGAATTCAAAGAAGTCTCCCCCTCTACATAAGATAATAAGAAAGAAGTTAACTATTAGATTATATCATATAAATTATTTTTTTAGTAAAATATTAACGAAAAAAAGGTAAATAAATTATATCGATTTTATTTTTTTAATCCTACAATTATTGTTTTATAGTGGAGTTCTATAAAGAATAGCAGTTTATCTAAATCTTTTTCCTTTAGAGCTTTAAATATATTTTTATGGTTTTCTAAAGTTTTTTTATTATAGGTATTAGTAAATAAATAATCTTCTTTCAAAACTTTCCAATATTTCTCATGCATAAAATTTGTTAAATAATTCAAAAAATTTTCTATAACTGAATTTTTTGAATATTGTGCATAGATTTGATGAAAATTGTAATCTTGTTCTAAAACACTGTTTAAATCTTTAGATTGTATAGATCTCTTAAACTCAAAAAGGATCTCTTCTATTTTATCTATTAATAACTGATCTGAGTTCTTAATAACCAAAGAAGCAATAGCTTTTTCTATTATTTTCCTGCTTTCTATTAAATCATCAATATCATAATTTGGCAACGTTATTTCAAAAGAAGAATTTTTTGGATAATTTCGCACAAAATTACCGCTTCCCTGGATACTTTCAACCACATTTATTGCCTTTAAATAACTTACAACTTCTCTGATAACTATTCGAGAAACATTGTATTGTTTTGCTAAGATTCTTTCCGAAGGAAGTTTATCTCCTATTTTTATTTTTGATTCTTCTATTTGTTTTAAAAGGTCTTCTATAATTTCTTTACTTTTACCATCCTTTTTAAAACCTTTTATTTCATCTATATTCACAATCACTTTCGCACCTCTTCTGACAGCTATAAAACTATTAATATTTAAAAATCCTTATATCAATTCTTTCTTTAACTCTACTATTTCCTTATCCAAATCAGGATCAACAGGCAAATTTTTCCTTTTTTCTTCAAGATATTTTATCAATTTTTTGTGCTTTTTCGAATCAAGTGGATACTTAATGGCAGCTATGATTCCAAAAATTAATAAAATCACCGGAACAAACGCGATAATAAATCGTAGAGCAAAAATGAAAGATTCTGGTTGAAGTTGTTCGACTCCGTCTATTGGGTTCACAAATCCCGCTACCCCCAATACAAAAGTTACTCCCGCAACCGCTAATCCGGACGCAACTTTTCTAATAAAAGTCATAAGGCCACTCAAACTTCCCTCTTCTCTTTTACCGAATCTTAGTTCTGCTACATCTGTAACATCTCCAAACATCGTATGTGGCATAACTGCAACACCAGAAACGCCCGCGCCTATTATTGCTGCCATTAGAATTACTTGAAAAGTACTCACATTGCGAGAAAAACTAAATAATATGACGCTCGCTATGCACCATACTATTGCTCCCAATATATAAGAAATATTTTTAGAAGTTTTTTTGGCGACAAATGCGTAAAAAGGGATAAATAGTATTTCTGAGATAAAAAGTGCCCCTAAAGCAATTGGTAACAATCCTTCATTTCCTAAATAATATTTAGTATAATAAGCGAAGATGGTAGATACAACATCTATGGATAAATATGCTAAAAGATATAAAGTTATCAAAAGTCTAAAGGTTTTTATCTTAAAAGGTTCAAAAAACATACTTAAAAAGTTGAAAGAGCTTCTTTCATGCTCAAATTCTTTTCTTTCTCTTGTAAATAAAAAGACGCCGATCCATGGAAGAGAAAAAATAAGTCCAAAAGTAATAGCCATTGCAATGTATCCTTTTCTTACATCATCGAAAGCATTAACAATCAACATAGGTAAAACAGCACAAGCTAAACCAGAACCGATCGAAAAAGCTAATCTATAAGAATTAAGAGAAGTTCTTTCATTGTAGTCAAGGGTTAGTTCTGCACCTAAAGCGGTATAAGGTGTCATAACCATCGTAATAACTGTAGTAAAAATTAAATAAGCCGAAAGAGCATACAAAAATTTTCCCAATTGATTTGGAAAGTTCACTGGATACCAAAGCATGAAAAAAGAAATGAATATCAAAAAAATCCCCGCTAAAAAGTATGGTCTTCTCCTTCCAAATTTTGTTCTTGTATTATCAGAAATATAACCCATCATAGGATCAGTTAGGGCATCCCATATCTTACCAATCAATAAGATAGGCGCAATATACTGCATTTTCAATCCGACAACATCGGTTAAAAATATTGCGTAAAAAAAATTGATAATGTTGAACGCTCCGCCCCCGTATATATCCCCTGAAGCATAAAAAAGCTTAGTTTTTAAAGATAGCTTTTCACTCTCCATTATTTTCTCCCCTTATGTAATATTTCTTGGATATATTTTACCACTATTTTATAGTTTTAACACATTTATTATTAAAAGCTACCCTTTTATTCCACCGCTCAGTCCTTCAATCAAATACTTCTGAAAAGTTAAAGTAATTATAAAAATGGGAATCAACATCAATGTTCCTGCTGCAGCCAACTGTCCCCATTGAGGAGCATATTGACCCATAAACCCGTTTATTACAACAGGCGCTGTTTTAGCTTGAGTACTTGTTAAAACTAAAGCATATAAAAATTCGTTCCATGACATCATAAAAGTAAAAACTCCTGCAACAACTAATCCTGGACCAACGAGAGGCAAAAAAATTTTCCAAAAGATTTTTCTTTTGTCACATCCATCTACCAAAGCTGCTTCTTCATATTCTATCGGGACACCTGAGAAAAAGGGAAGAAGCACCCATATAACATAAGGAATATTAAAACTCATATGAGCAAAAATTAAAGCCGTTAAAGTATCCGTTAATCCTAAAGATCTAAACATCATAAAAAGTGGAATAGCCAAAGAAATTTGGGGTATCATTCTTGAAATAAGAAAAGAATATGATAGAACCTTTCTGTACCTAAACCTGAATCTTGCTATTGCATACGAAGCCATTGCTCCCACTAATAATGAAATAGTAGTAGATAATGTACTTACGATAAGACTATTCTTAATACCTAAAAGAATGTCTTTCCTCTGGAATATTTTTTTATAACTATCTAAGCTAGGTCTAAAACTAAAAGGATTTGCTGACCATATATCTATATCTTTTTTAAATCCGTTTATAATTATAATTGCTATTGGAAATAATTCTATAATTAAAATTATAATACTCAACAATATAAGAAAATTTTTTTTAATTTGTTTTTTCTTCATGTCATCATCCCCCTATAAGTTAATCTATGTCTATGTTTCTTCTAACTAGTAATATGGCTATTATTAAACTTATTATTATCAAAATAACTCCCATAGCAGAAGCATATCCTATATTAAAGTATCTAAAGGCTTGTTTATAAATATACAAAGACAATAATGTTGTTGCGTTTCCTGGACCACCTTCAGTCATAACAAAAACTTCTGAAAAAATACGTAAAGCATCAATAAGCCTTAATAATAGAGCTGTAGTTATAGTTGGTCTTAATAAAGGAACTATTATTTTTAATGTTTTATTCCAAAATCTTGCCCCATCTAAATCTGCAGCTTCTAATAAGGAAGTTGGTATATTAATAAGACCTGAATATAGAAACATGAACATAAAAGGCCACATTCTCCAAATATCTTGAATAATCACAAAAGCATAAGCACTTCCCGGTTTTGCAAGCCAAGCGGTTT
This is a stretch of genomic DNA from Petrotoga sp. 9PWA.NaAc.5.4. It encodes these proteins:
- the yqeK gene encoding bis(5'-nucleosyl)-tetraphosphatase (symmetrical) YqeK, with amino-acid sequence MQIRKIVDDLERYLIIMIKSEKRLKHIYNVLEFSNTLAEIHSISNEKVKIAALSHDLFREVKAFKLLKIAEVYEIPITEFERNRPILLHGMISAEFLRRKYKIDDEIYEAVYYHTSGYEFMGKIGKVLVISDSASDDRDFKGVEELRKISLNSLDDGYKFVIKNKISYSLLKDRYILEHTCKTWNRICGLI
- a CDS encoding LysM peptidoglycan-binding domain-containing protein; this encodes MNSFHKRQLVVSLLFIFYVSLFSYYSIVDHVVQPNDTLYSISSKYDVSISTILDWNSNISPKNLKVGQILKIPQPDGFVYEVEKGDTLTYIAKLFFTSVEDIMKSNKLSNTNVYVGQKLFIPTSIIGKGFNKEKDIIWPVYGTISSSYGWRVHPITGEYSLHKGVDLSSPQGAPVFAAESGKVVFTGENGGYGLMIEIESGDTNYIYGHLSKISVYEGQYVRKGQLIARVGNTGLSTGPHLHFEVKKADKLYDPLVFLPSSNRIYVLDNRENIYGIGGK
- a CDS encoding FadR/GntR family transcriptional regulator, whose product is MIVNIDEIKGFKKDGKSKEIIEDLLKQIEESKIKIGDKLPSERILAKQYNVSRIVIREVVSYLKAINVVESIQGSGNFVRNYPKNSSFEITLPNYDIDDLIESRKIIEKAIASLVIKNSDQLLIDKIEEILFEFKRSIQSKDLNSVLEQDYNFHQIYAQYSKNSVIENFLNYLTNFMHEKYWKVLKEDYLFTNTYNKKTLENHKNIFKALKEKDLDKLLFFIELHYKTIIVGLKK
- a CDS encoding MFS transporter, which codes for MESEKLSLKTKLFYASGDIYGGGAFNIINFFYAIFLTDVVGLKMQYIAPILLIGKIWDALTDPMMGYISDNTRTKFGRRRPYFLAGIFLIFISFFMLWYPVNFPNQLGKFLYALSAYLIFTTVITMVMTPYTALGAELTLDYNERTSLNSYRLAFSIGSGLACAVLPMLIVNAFDDVRKGYIAMAITFGLIFSLPWIGVFLFTRERKEFEHERSSFNFLSMFFEPFKIKTFRLLITLYLLAYLSIDVVSTIFAYYTKYYLGNEGLLPIALGALFISEILFIPFYAFVAKKTSKNISYILGAIVWCIASVILFSFSRNVSTFQVILMAAIIGAGVSGVAVMPHTMFGDVTDVAELRFGKREEGSLSGLMTFIRKVASGLAVAGVTFVLGVAGFVNPIDGVEQLQPESFIFALRFIIAFVPVILLIFGIIAAIKYPLDSKKHKKLIKYLEEKRKNLPVDPDLDKEIVELKKELI
- a CDS encoding carbohydrate ABC transporter permease, producing the protein MKKKQIKKNFLILLSIIILIIELFPIAIIIINGFKKDIDIWSANPFSFRPSLDSYKKIFQRKDILLGIKNSLIVSTLSTTISLLVGAMASYAIARFRFRYRKVLSYSFLISRMIPQISLAIPLFMMFRSLGLTDTLTALIFAHMSFNIPYVIWVLLPFFSGVPIEYEEAALVDGCDKRKIFWKIFLPLVGPGLVVAGVFTFMMSWNEFLYALVLTSTQAKTAPVVINGFMGQYAPQWGQLAAAGTLMLIPIFIITLTFQKYLIEGLSGGIKG